A genome region from Flavobacterium sp. includes the following:
- a CDS encoding methylmalonyl-CoA mutase family protein → MEQQIPYIPKNKVRIVTAASLFDGHDAAINIMRRIIQSTGVEVIHLGHDRSVEEVVNTAIQEDANAIAMTSYQGGHNEYFKYMYDLLHEKGAGHIKIFGGGGGVILPSEIEELHEYGITRIYSPDDGRSLGLQGMINDLVQRSDFPIGDKLNGEIDHIENKVPTAIARLISSAENFPEIAKPVFDKIHESNMSSKIPVLGITGTGGAGKSSLVDELVRRFLIDFPEKTIGLISVDPSKRKTGGALLGDRIRMNAINNPRVYMRSLATRQSNLALSKYVAEAIQVLKAAKYDLIILETSGIGQSDTEIMDHSDVSLYVMTPEFGAATQLEKIDMLDFADLVALNKFDKRGALDALRDVKKQYQRNHNLWDKSPDEMPVFGTIASQFNDPGMNTLYKAIMDKVVEKTASDLKSTFEITKEMSEKIFVIPPGRTRYLSEIAENNRSYDETAISQQKVAQKLYGIFKTIESVSGKVPQITKAGIDDSTVLPSGIAEHDENRIFLNLLLNQFDKVKMDLDPYNWEIILNWDEKVAKYKNPVYSFKVRDKEIKIATHSESLSHLQIPKIALPKYEGWGDILRWNLQENVPGEFPFASGLYPFKREGEDPSRMFAGEGGPERTNKRFHYVSAGMPAKRLSTAFDSVTLYGNDPDLRPDIYGKIGNAGVSICCLDDAKKLYSGFDLVHALTSVSMTINGPAPMLLGFFMNAAIDQQCEIYIKANDLEKEVEAKINKLYKDKGIERPKYQGDLPDGNNGLGLMLLGVTGDQVLPLDVYNEIKTKTLSQVRGTVQADILKEDQAQNTCIFSTEFALRLMGDVQEYFITKNVRNFYSVSISGYHIAEAGANPITQLAFTLSNGFTYVEYYLSRGMNINDFGPNLSFFFSNGVDPEYSVIGRVARKIWAKAMKNKYGANERAQMLKYHIQTSGRSLHAQEIDFNDIRTTLQALYAIYDNCNSLHTNAYDEAITTPTEESVRRAMAIQLIINKELGLAKNENPIQGSFIIEELTDLVEAAVLQEFDRITERGGVLGAMETMYQRSKIQEESLYYETLKHNGDFPIVGVNTFLSSKGSPTVIPAEVIRATEEEKQYQITMLDNLHKFHEAKVNEHLNMLQQAAIKNENLFDHLMEATKVCSLGQITSALFEVGGQYRRNM, encoded by the coding sequence ATGGAACAACAAATACCATATATTCCTAAAAATAAAGTAAGAATTGTAACCGCTGCTTCGCTTTTTGACGGACATGATGCAGCAATCAATATCATGCGTCGTATTATTCAGTCTACGGGAGTAGAGGTAATTCACCTTGGACATGACCGAAGTGTTGAAGAAGTAGTAAATACCGCCATTCAGGAAGATGCCAATGCAATTGCAATGACATCATACCAAGGAGGTCACAACGAATACTTTAAATATATGTATGATCTGCTTCACGAAAAAGGAGCGGGACACATTAAAATTTTCGGAGGAGGAGGCGGTGTAATCCTGCCAAGCGAAATTGAAGAATTGCATGAATATGGAATTACAAGAATTTATTCTCCAGACGATGGACGTTCTCTTGGTTTACAAGGAATGATTAATGATTTGGTACAACGTTCCGATTTTCCGATTGGAGATAAATTAAACGGAGAAATTGATCATATCGAAAATAAAGTTCCAACGGCAATTGCGCGTTTAATTTCTTCAGCTGAAAATTTTCCTGAAATTGCAAAACCAGTTTTTGATAAAATTCACGAAAGCAATATGAGTTCTAAAATTCCAGTTTTAGGGATCACAGGAACGGGTGGTGCCGGAAAATCTTCTTTGGTGGACGAATTGGTTCGCCGATTTTTAATTGATTTCCCGGAAAAAACAATCGGATTAATTTCTGTCGATCCTTCTAAGAGAAAAACTGGAGGAGCACTTTTAGGAGACAGAATCCGTATGAATGCGATTAATAATCCTCGCGTATATATGCGTTCGCTGGCGACACGTCAGTCGAACTTAGCATTGTCTAAATATGTAGCCGAAGCGATTCAGGTTTTGAAAGCCGCGAAATACGATTTGATTATTTTAGAGACTTCAGGAATCGGTCAGTCTGATACCGAAATTATGGATCATTCTGATGTTTCTTTATATGTAATGACACCAGAGTTTGGAGCGGCAACACAATTGGAAAAAATCGACATGCTTGATTTTGCCGATTTAGTGGCTTTAAACAAATTTGATAAACGTGGCGCGCTTGATGCTTTGCGCGATGTAAAAAAACAATATCAAAGAAACCATAATCTTTGGGATAAAAGCCCAGACGAAATGCCAGTTTTCGGAACAATTGCTTCGCAGTTTAATGATCCGGGAATGAATACGCTTTACAAAGCGATTATGGATAAAGTGGTTGAAAAAACGGCTTCAGATTTGAAATCGACTTTTGAAATCACAAAAGAAATGAGCGAGAAAATCTTCGTGATTCCGCCGGGAAGAACACGTTATTTATCTGAAATTGCAGAGAATAACAGAAGCTATGATGAAACAGCCATTTCGCAGCAAAAAGTTGCTCAGAAATTATATGGAATTTTCAAAACCATAGAATCGGTTTCTGGAAAAGTTCCTCAAATCACAAAAGCAGGAATTGACGATTCGACTGTTTTGCCAAGCGGAATTGCAGAACACGACGAAAACAGAATCTTTTTAAATCTTTTACTAAATCAATTCGATAAAGTAAAAATGGATTTAGATCCGTACAATTGGGAAATTATCCTGAATTGGGATGAAAAAGTAGCCAAATACAAAAATCCGGTTTACTCCTTTAAAGTACGTGATAAAGAAATTAAGATTGCAACACATTCTGAAAGTTTATCACATTTACAGATTCCGAAAATTGCTTTACCTAAATATGAAGGTTGGGGTGATATTTTGCGTTGGAATTTACAGGAAAATGTTCCAGGAGAATTTCCTTTTGCTTCAGGATTGTATCCGTTTAAACGTGAAGGCGAAGATCCTTCAAGAATGTTTGCGGGCGAGGGCGGACCAGAAAGAACCAACAAACGTTTCCATTATGTAAGCGCTGGAATGCCTGCAAAACGTCTTTCGACAGCTTTTGACAGTGTAACTTTATACGGAAACGATCCAGATTTACGTCCGGATATTTATGGAAAAATTGGAAATGCGGGAGTTTCAATCTGCTGTTTAGATGATGCCAAAAAACTATATTCAGGTTTCGATTTGGTTCATGCTTTAACTTCAGTAAGTATGACGATTAACGGGCCTGCGCCAATGTTGTTAGGTTTCTTTATGAATGCGGCAATCGATCAGCAATGTGAGATTTACATCAAAGCAAATGATTTAGAAAAAGAAGTTGAAGCTAAAATCAACAAATTATATAAAGACAAAGGAATCGAAAGACCTAAATACCAAGGCGATCTTCCGGATGGAAATAACGGTTTAGGATTAATGCTTTTGGGTGTTACAGGAGATCAGGTTTTACCTTTGGATGTTTATAATGAGATTAAAACCAAAACATTATCGCAAGTACGTGGAACGGTTCAGGCCGATATTTTAAAAGAAGATCAGGCGCAGAATACGTGTATTTTCTCAACTGAATTTGCTTTACGATTAATGGGTGACGTTCAGGAATATTTTATTACTAAAAACGTTCGTAATTTCTATTCGGTTTCGATTTCAGGATATCATATTGCCGAGGCGGGAGCAAACCCAATTACGCAATTAGCGTTTACGCTTTCAAATGGTTTCACTTACGTGGAATATTATTTGAGCCGCGGAATGAACATCAACGATTTTGGACCAAACTTATCATTCTTCTTCTCAAATGGAGTTGATCCTGAATATTCAGTAATTGGACGTGTGGCTCGTAAGATTTGGGCAAAAGCCATGAAAAACAAATACGGAGCCAACGAAAGAGCACAAATGCTGAAATATCATATTCAGACTTCCGGACGTTCGTTGCACGCTCAGGAAATTGATTTCAACGATATCAGAACGACTTTACAGGCTTTATACGCGATTTATGACAACTGTAATTCGCTTCATACAAATGCGTACGACGAAGCGATTACTACGCCAACAGAAGAATCTGTGCGTCGTGCAATGGCAATTCAGCTGATTATTAATAAAGAATTAGGTTTGGCGAAAAACGAAAACCCAATTCAAGGTTCGTTCATAATCGAAGAATTAACCGATTTAGTAGAAGCTGCCGTTCTTCAAGAATTCGACAGAATCACAGAACGTGGCGGAGTTCTTGGCGCAATGGAAACGATGTACCAAAGATCTAAAATTCAGGAAGAAAGTTTGTATTACGAAACTTTAAAACACAACGGAGATTTCCCAATTGTGGGTGTAAATACGTTCTTGAGTTCAAAAGGTTCGCCAACGGTAATTCCGGCTGAGGTTATTCGTGCAACCGAAGAAGAAAAACAGTACCAGATTACAATGTTGGATAATTTGCATAAATTCCACGAAGCAAAAGTAAACGAGCATTTAAATATGTTACAGCAAGCAGCTATTAAGAATGAAAACTTATTCGATCATTTAATGGAAGCTACAAAGGTTTGTTCTTTAGGTCAGATTACTTCGGCGTTGTTTGAGGTTGGCGGGCAGTATAGAAGGAATATGTAA
- a CDS encoding T9SS type A sorting domain-containing protein — MKTKLLVFFLIFTTFKIAAQQQIYSLKYLNDLNLIEYNDNIVFLGGEEETGIEIWKSEGTTETTSLVKDVYSGKESGVQDLRRYTTILNGTLYFIGKDETSAGEIWKTDGTANGTVKVTNFLNGRVWKITAAGDSIYFLIKKEDYVLQVWKTDGTSEGTVIVKDNIPIWNDPTFEGKCGNIFIFTFQPYFSNGSKVWRSDGTADGTFPLTEEKTGNGSGVGGTSALSQYLEEDSKLYFVSRSYLHETDGTISNTKALSSYSGPLSVQYSDVIKVGNSLYYLFFSGDNFSIEIWKYDLVNKQTTSVYSANSQKYFFPSGLVKTDDSLLFCGPNNTGGTSLLSLNLSNNAVSDIKELTTAAFTPFIFNQSFNIATIIKINSNDYFITSAVDQFYQRKGWIYNKSQQTTENITALDNVWHGIVYKDYLYYGKNNILWKYANNLNTISNNKEPFLTFYPNPANDFVQINTNNNDEIENVRIYDLNGKLVNEISNYKNNKIDVSRLSKGIYNMQVKLNGIYINKKVIKN, encoded by the coding sequence ATGAAAACAAAACTACTCGTATTCTTTTTAATATTTACAACTTTTAAAATTGCAGCCCAACAGCAAATTTATTCCCTTAAATATCTTAATGATCTAAATCTTATCGAATATAACGATAATATTGTATTTCTAGGAGGTGAGGAAGAAACTGGTATTGAAATATGGAAAAGTGAAGGAACTACAGAAACTACATCACTTGTCAAAGATGTTTATTCTGGTAAAGAAAGCGGTGTTCAAGATTTAAGACGATACACTACAATTTTAAATGGAACTTTATATTTTATAGGCAAAGACGAAACTTCTGCCGGAGAAATCTGGAAAACAGATGGAACAGCAAACGGAACGGTAAAAGTGACCAACTTTCTTAATGGAAGGGTTTGGAAGATTACTGCTGCAGGAGATTCAATTTATTTTTTAATTAAAAAAGAAGATTATGTACTGCAAGTCTGGAAAACAGATGGAACTTCAGAAGGTACAGTAATAGTTAAAGATAATATACCAATTTGGAATGACCCAACTTTTGAAGGAAAGTGTGGCAATATTTTTATTTTTACTTTTCAACCTTATTTTAGTAACGGTTCAAAAGTTTGGAGAAGTGATGGTACTGCTGACGGAACATTTCCTTTAACAGAAGAAAAGACTGGAAATGGTTCAGGTGTAGGAGGAACATCAGCATTATCTCAATATCTTGAAGAAGATAGTAAGTTGTATTTTGTTAGTAGGAGTTATTTGCATGAAACAGATGGTACTATTAGCAATACCAAAGCTCTTTCTTCTTACTCAGGTCCTCTATCTGTACAGTATAGTGACGTCATTAAAGTAGGCAATAGTCTTTATTATCTATTTTTTAGCGGAGATAATTTTTCCATTGAAATTTGGAAATATGATTTAGTAAATAAGCAAACTACTTCGGTTTATTCAGCTAATAGCCAAAAATATTTTTTCCCTTCAGGATTAGTAAAAACAGATGATTCATTACTTTTCTGCGGCCCTAATAATACAGGAGGTACTTCTTTGCTATCATTAAATTTAAGTAATAATGCAGTATCAGATATAAAAGAGCTAACTACGGCAGCATTCACACCGTTTATATTTAATCAGAGTTTTAACATTGCCACAATTATAAAAATAAACAGTAATGATTATTTTATTACTTCGGCAGTAGATCAATTTTATCAGAGAAAAGGATGGATTTATAATAAGTCACAACAAACTACTGAAAATATTACAGCACTTGATAACGTGTGGCATGGAATCGTTTACAAAGATTATTTGTACTATGGTAAGAATAATATATTGTGGAAATATGCTAATAATTTGAATACAATATCAAATAATAAAGAACCATTTTTGACATTCTATCCAAATCCTGCCAACGATTTTGTACAGATAAATACAAATAATAATGATGAAATAGAAAATGTTCGAATATATGATTTAAATGGAAAACTTGTAAATGAAATTTCAAATTATAAAAACAACAAAATAGATGTTTCCCGTTTATCAAAAGGTATTTATAATATGCAGGTTAAGCTAAATGGAATTTATATTAATAAAAAAGTAATAAAGAATTAA
- a CDS encoding secretion protein — MTKFTKAGLVAAFFLATVFSYAIDGKGDYILHIQTGNGKVVSFTLDTVENSSFSIYDENHNLLYAGESAANKLEVSKTISLEGFPAGTYVLEVTANNKVAKHQIKVVAKKAKTVKLDESVNESPGFRR; from the coding sequence ATGACAAAATTTACCAAAGCGGGTTTAGTTGCGGCCTTTTTTTTAGCAACAGTATTTTCTTACGCCATTGATGGAAAAGGCGATTACATTTTGCACATTCAAACTGGAAACGGAAAAGTAGTTAGCTTTACTTTAGACACAGTTGAAAACTCATCTTTTTCGATCTACGACGAAAATCACAATTTACTTTATGCGGGCGAATCTGCAGCGAACAAATTGGAAGTATCAAAAACAATAAGTTTAGAAGGTTTTCCTGCCGGAACTTATGTTCTTGAAGTTACAGCAAACAACAAAGTTGCTAAACACCAAATTAAAGTTGTTGCCAAAAAGGCAAAAACTGTTAAGTTAGACGAATCTGTAAACGAAAGTCCAGGATTCCGCCGTTAA
- a CDS encoding secretion protein codes for MKKILKLSLVCAVLFTGSTYAIDGNEDFNLHVIKANGKLITFAINRLQKATLAIYDQDGTLIYSETASGKDGILRTFSLEEFPEGTYFLEAEDSVKKVRHEITITDAATVLSAKAVSCVYKTNADKSTSVAVR; via the coding sequence ATGAAAAAGATTTTAAAATTGAGTTTAGTATGCGCAGTACTTTTTACAGGAAGTACATATGCAATTGATGGAAATGAAGACTTTAACCTTCATGTAATAAAAGCAAACGGAAAGCTTATCACATTTGCAATCAACAGACTGCAAAAAGCTACCCTGGCAATTTATGACCAAGACGGCACTCTAATTTATTCTGAAACAGCTTCAGGTAAAGATGGAATATTAAGAACTTTTAGCTTAGAAGAATTTCCTGAAGGAACTTATTTCTTAGAAGCCGAAGACAGCGTAAAAAAAGTGAGACACGAAATTACAATTACAGATGCTGCAACAGTTTTATCTGCAAAAGCAGTTTCTTGTGTCTATAAAACAAATGCTGATAAAAGTACAAGCGTAGCAGTTCGCTAA
- a CDS encoding DUF3244 domain-containing protein, which translates to MKKNLKLSLVCAVLLSGLSTYAIDGNNAFNLHVLRSNGKLITFALNQTQKASISIYDKNNNLIYSENASGKDGILRTFSLEEFPTGTYFLEIEDNFKKARHEITVTSESTVLSTKSVN; encoded by the coding sequence ATGAAAAAGAATTTAAAATTGAGTTTAGTATGTGCAGTACTTTTATCAGGATTAAGTACTTATGCAATTGACGGAAACAACGCTTTTAATCTTCATGTATTAAGATCGAATGGAAAACTAATCACTTTTGCTTTAAACCAAACACAAAAAGCCAGTATTAGTATTTACGATAAAAACAACAATTTAATTTATTCTGAAAATGCTTCTGGTAAAGACGGAATTTTAAGAACTTTCAGCTTAGAAGAATTTCCAACAGGAACTTACTTTTTAGAAATCGAAGACAACTTCAAAAAAGCAAGACACGAAATCACTGTAACAAGTGAATCTACAGTTTTGTCTACAAAATCAGTTAATTAA
- a CDS encoding T9SS type A sorting domain-containing protein — MKKIVKLSLVCAALFAGVSTYAIDGNEDFNLHVLKNGKLITFGLNQTQKAKLTIYDKEGTLIYTENATGKDGILRTFSLQDFPDGTYFLEVENNAKKVRYEITVNNEIASLSSKAISSVNKVSDKNTSVAVR; from the coding sequence ATGAAAAAGATTGTAAAATTAAGTTTAGTATGTGCTGCTCTTTTTGCAGGTGTAAGCACTTATGCAATTGATGGTAATGAGGACTTTAATCTTCATGTATTGAAAAACGGAAAATTGATCACTTTTGGTCTTAACCAGACTCAAAAAGCAAAATTGACTATATATGATAAAGAAGGTACTTTAATATATACAGAAAATGCTACTGGTAAAGATGGAATTTTGAGAACTTTCAGCTTACAGGATTTTCCTGACGGAACTTACTTCTTAGAAGTTGAAAACAATGCAAAAAAAGTTAGATATGAAATTACTGTAAACAACGAAATCGCAAGTTTATCTTCAAAAGCAATTTCTTCAGTTAACAAAGTTTCTGATAAAAATACAAGCGTAGCAGTACGCTAA
- a CDS encoding AraC family transcriptional regulator yields MKTNAPALEVITNSYGSSFTYTKHAEKTNSKAHLWHYHPEIELVYINGGAGKRQIGSHVSYYTNGSLILIGSNLPHCGFTNEQTGNINETVIHIKPEFLGNGFFGVPEMKKIQNVLAQSKGGIAFGGETKKRIGKKIEMMEDQLPFERLLTLLSILDELDSSEEYTMLNADGFTMELQTQDNDRMNVVFNYVKDNFQQSIAIDEVSNLVSMTTPSFCRYFKKISNKTFTEFVNEYRLVHASKLLAEKPISINEVCYESGFNNFSHFSKSFKQYTGKSASQYRHEHKIIIS; encoded by the coding sequence ATGAAGACAAATGCCCCAGCTCTTGAAGTGATAACTAACTCATACGGAAGTTCTTTTACCTACACTAAACACGCCGAAAAGACCAATAGCAAAGCTCATTTATGGCATTATCATCCAGAGATTGAGTTGGTTTATATAAATGGCGGGGCAGGAAAAAGACAAATAGGAAGCCATGTTTCCTATTATACTAATGGTAGTTTGATCTTGATTGGCTCTAATTTACCGCATTGCGGTTTTACGAACGAACAAACAGGTAATATAAATGAAACCGTTATTCATATTAAACCTGAATTTTTAGGGAATGGCTTTTTTGGAGTTCCGGAAATGAAAAAAATCCAAAATGTTTTGGCTCAGTCTAAAGGCGGAATTGCTTTTGGAGGTGAAACTAAAAAACGAATTGGAAAAAAAATTGAAATGATGGAAGATCAGCTTCCGTTTGAACGCCTGCTGACACTTTTAAGTATTTTGGATGAATTAGATTCGTCTGAAGAATATACAATGCTGAATGCAGATGGTTTTACAATGGAACTGCAGACTCAGGATAATGACCGAATGAATGTGGTTTTTAATTATGTGAAAGATAATTTCCAACAGTCAATCGCTATTGATGAAGTTTCGAATTTGGTGAGTATGACTACACCTTCTTTCTGTAGATATTTTAAAAAGATTTCAAACAAAACTTTTACAGAATTTGTTAATGAATACAGATTAGTGCATGCTTCTAAACTTTTGGCCGAAAAACCAATTAGCATCAATGAAGTCTGCTACGAAAGTGGTTTTAATAATTTCAGTCACTTTAGCAAATCGTTTAAACAATACACAGGTAAAAGCGCATCGCAATACCGCCACGAACATAAGATTATTATTAGTTAG
- a CDS encoding alpha/beta hydrolase-fold protein, whose translation MKNLKILVFFVFLCVSSMSYAAKVDTLQVASAAMNKTYKAAVVLPNSYAKSKTAFPVLYLLHGAYGHFSDWLKNTPNKKLVQNLSDQYNLIIVMPEGESFSFYLDSPVNKESQFETFITQEVVQKVDKTYRTIANKSGRVITGLSMGGHGALYLSARHPDLFCAAGSMSGAVDMSTMLNRESSAQVVKLMQPVFGDRSDNSELYAQHAVMGMLDKIKANKLPLIIDCGVDDFLIEPNRELHRRLVYNKVEHDYTERPGAHTWEYWENSLPYHVLFFSKILFKNQVVAKK comes from the coding sequence ATGAAAAACCTTAAAATTTTAGTATTCTTTGTTTTTCTGTGTGTTTCGTCAATGTCATACGCGGCAAAAGTAGATACCTTACAAGTTGCCAGTGCCGCCATGAATAAAACCTACAAAGCAGCTGTGGTACTTCCAAATTCTTATGCAAAAAGTAAAACAGCTTTTCCGGTACTATATTTACTGCACGGAGCTTACGGCCATTTTAGCGACTGGTTAAAAAATACGCCCAATAAAAAATTAGTTCAAAATTTATCAGATCAATATAATTTAATTATTGTAATGCCGGAAGGCGAAAGTTTCAGTTTTTATCTGGACAGTCCTGTAAATAAAGAAAGTCAGTTTGAAACATTTATCACGCAGGAAGTAGTTCAAAAAGTTGATAAAACCTATAGAACGATTGCTAATAAATCAGGAAGGGTAATAACAGGGCTTTCTATGGGCGGACACGGTGCTTTGTATCTTTCAGCCAGACATCCTGATTTATTCTGCGCTGCCGGAAGTATGAGCGGGGCAGTAGATATGAGTACAATGCTCAATCGCGAATCGTCGGCACAGGTAGTAAAATTAATGCAGCCTGTTTTTGGAGATAGAAGTGATAATTCTGAATTATACGCACAGCATGCTGTTATGGGAATGCTGGATAAAATAAAAGCGAACAAACTGCCTTTAATTATTGATTGCGGAGTCGATGATTTTTTAATTGAACCTAACAGAGAATTACACCGAAGACTAGTTTATAATAAGGTGGAACACGATTATACTGAACGTCCGGGAGCGCACACTTGGGAATATTGGGAAAATTCACTACCTTACCATGTATTATTTTTTAGCAAAATCCTATTTAAGAATCAGGTTGTTGCAAAAAAATAA